The sequence GGTGTACAGGCCCGGCTCGTCGATCTTCAGCTCCAGCTCGAGAAAACGGCCGGGTTCCACGTCGTAGGGCCCGATGCCCAACTGGGGGATGCCAAAGGAGTGATGCACGTCGACCGACGTGACCCGCAGGACAAAGGGTTGACCCGCTCGGACCTGAATGTGGGCCGGCTCGGGCTTCCGCCAGAAGTAGGTCCATCCGACGAGGGGCGTCGTCGTCCACGTCCCAAAGGTAGCGTTGGCATACACGGTGAACACGGGCCGGCCGTCGGCCAGCCGGCGGACCCGCCGGCTCTCGTAGGCCCGTAACGCCCAAGGCAGTCCGGCCAAGATGAGGAAAAGCCCCGTTAGGGCCACGCCTTCTTTCAGGCTGTCCTTCCACCGCATCTCGGTCCCTCCTGCCCTACCCTGTAATTGCAAGTCATTACGAGACGTCTGCAGACGGGACGTCCCCTATCCGGTAAACAGCCACAGGAATCCGACGGTCACCGTCAGCCACAGGCCGGCCATCGGGACCAAAGCCCATCGGGCCCGCCGGGGGTCGTGCCACAGCTCCTGGGCGATCCGCCACCCCGTACGCAGGGCCACGGCGAGGCCGACCAGGAGGACGACCGCCTGTAAGGCCGGGAGCCACTCCGGAATCAGGGGCTTCCACGATACGTGGGCCGTCCCGAAAAGGTCCCATCCCCAGCCGAGGGGGTCCGAGAGGACGCT comes from bacterium HR11 and encodes:
- the cbaB_3 gene encoding Cytochrome c oxidase subunit 2, which codes for MRWKDSLKEGVALTGLFLILAGLPWALRAYESRRVRRLADGRPVFTVYANATFGTWTTTPLVGWTYFWRKPEPAHIQVRAGQPFVLRVTSVDVHHSFGIPQLGIGPYDVEPGRFLELELKIDEPGLYTFMCYTVCGRHHEKMMGTLEVLGEGL